A single Perognathus longimembris pacificus isolate PPM17 chromosome 17, ASM2315922v1, whole genome shotgun sequence DNA region contains:
- the Ush1g gene encoding Usher syndrome type-1G protein, producing the protein MNDQYHRAARDGYLELLKEATRKELNAPDEDGMTPTLWAAYHGNLESLRLIVSRGGDPDKCDIWGNTPLHLAASNGHLHCLSFLVSFGANIWCLDNDYHTPLDMAAMKGHMECVRYLDSIAAKQSSLSPKLVGKLKDKAFREAERRIRECAKLQRKHHERMERRYRRELAERAAGSDALSFASLTSSTLSRRLQPLSLGGPLPYSQATLHGTAKGKTKIQKKLERRKQGGEGTFKVSEDGRKSVRSLSGVQLGSDVMFVRQGPYANHPKEWGGRAPLRDMFLSDEDSVSRATLAPEPAHSEVSTDSGHDSLFTRPGLGTMVFRRNYLSSGLHGLGRDDAGLEGAGTPQRGRLQSSPSLDDDSLGSANSLQDRSCGDELPWDELDLGLDEDLEPETSPLEAFLASLHMEDFTPLLRQEKIDLEALMLCSDLDLRSISVPLGPRKKILGAVRRRRQALERPPALEDTEL; encoded by the exons ATGAACGACCAGTACCACCGGGCGGCTCGGGATGGCTACCTGGAGCTCCTCAAGGAGGCCACGCGCAAGGAGCTGAATGCCCCCGACGAGGATGGCATGACCCCCACCCTCTGGGCGGCGTACCATGGCAACCTGGAGTCCCTGCGCCTCATCGTGAGCCGCGG gggCGATCCGGACAAGTGTGACATCTGGGGCAACACGCCCCTGCACCTGGCGGCTTCCAATGGCCACCTGCACTGCCTGTCCTTCCTGGTGTCCTTCGGCGCCAACATCTGGTGCCTGGACAATGACTACCACACGCCTCTGGACATGGCGGCCATGAAGGGGCACATGGAGTGCGTGCGCTACCTGGACTCCATCGCGGCCAAGCAGAGCAGCCTCAGCCCCAAGCTGGTGGGCAAGCTGAAGGACAAGGCGTTCCGCGAGGCGGAGCGGCGCATCCGCGAGTGCGCCAAGCTGCAGCGCAAGCACCACGAGCGCATGGAGCGGCGCTACCGGCGCGAGCTGGCCGAGCGCGCGGCGGGCTCGGACGCGCTCAGCTTCGCCAGCCTCACGTCGAGCACGCTGAGCCGCCGGCTGCAGCCGCTGAGCCTGGGCGGCCCGCTGCCCTACTCGCAGGCCACGCTGCACGGCACCGCCAAGGGCAAGACCAAGATCCAGAAGAAGCTGGAGCGGCGCAAGCAGGGCGGCGAGGGCACCTTCAAGGTCTCCGAGGACGGCCGCAAAAGCGTCCGCTCCCTCTCGGGGGTGCAGCTGGGCAGCGACGTGATGTTCGTGCGCCAGGGCCCCTACGCCAACCACCCCAAGGAGTGGGGGGGCCGCGCCCCGCTCCGGGACATGTTCCTCTCGGATGAGGACAGCGTCTCCCGTGCCACGCTGGCGCCCGAGCCCGCCCACTCGGAGGTCAGCACCGACTCAGGCCACGACTCCCTGTTTACCCGCCCGGGTCTGGGCACCATGGTGTTCCGCAGGAACTACTTGAGCAGCGGGCTGCATGGGCTGGGCCGGGACGACGCGGGCCTGGAAGGGGCGGGCACGCCGCAGCGGGGTCGGCTGCAGAGCTCGCCCAGCCTAGACGACGACAGCCTGGGCAGTGCCAATAGCCTGCAGGACCGCAGCTGCGGGGACGAGCTGCCCTGGGACGAGCTGGACTTGGGGCTGGACGAGGACCTGGAGCCCGAGACCAGCCCCCTCGAGGCCTTCCTGGCCTCTCTGCACATGGAGGACTTCACCCCGCTCCTGCGGCAGGAGAAGATCGACCTGGAGGCGCTGATGCTCTGCTCGGACCTGGATCTCCGCAGCATCAGCGTCCCCCTGGGGCCGCGGAAGAAGATCCTGGGCGCCGTGCGCAGGAGGAGGCAGGCGCTGgagcgcccgcccgccctggaggaCACAGAACTGTGA